A part of Myxococcus landrumus genomic DNA contains:
- a CDS encoding GntR family transcriptional regulator: MDTRRADPFDKGAISSTLPMPLYLQLARHLRGLIVGGQLGHLDALPGERELVEKFGVSRVTVRKALRELQTEGLLQQRQGAGTFVNRVPYVEQRLSSLTSFSDDMASRGLSAGSVWLQRVVTMATPEETLALGLSPGATVSRLHRLRTANEAPMALELAVIPTRFLPDPRTVEGSLYGVLRSRGFTPHRALQRLTAVRLTSDQAEHLGVQEGTAALYIERRTMMEDGTPLELVRSQYRGDAYDFVVELNMSGGSAPQEPNR; this comes from the coding sequence GTGGACACACGCAGAGCCGACCCCTTCGACAAGGGCGCGATTTCGAGCACGCTGCCCATGCCGCTCTACCTCCAGCTCGCCCGGCACCTGCGAGGCCTCATCGTGGGCGGCCAGCTCGGGCACCTGGATGCGCTCCCAGGGGAGCGGGAGCTGGTGGAGAAGTTCGGCGTGTCGCGCGTCACCGTGCGCAAGGCGCTCCGGGAGCTTCAGACGGAAGGACTGCTGCAGCAGCGCCAGGGCGCGGGCACCTTCGTCAACCGCGTGCCGTATGTGGAGCAGCGGCTGTCGTCGCTCACGAGCTTCTCCGATGACATGGCCTCGCGAGGACTGTCCGCGGGCTCGGTCTGGTTGCAGCGCGTGGTGACGATGGCGACGCCCGAGGAGACGCTGGCCCTGGGGCTGAGCCCCGGCGCGACGGTGAGCCGGCTGCACCGGCTGCGCACCGCGAACGAGGCGCCCATGGCGCTGGAGCTCGCGGTCATCCCCACGCGCTTCCTGCCGGACCCGCGCACGGTGGAGGGCTCGCTGTACGGCGTGCTGAGGAGCCGGGGCTTCACGCCGCATCGCGCGCTCCAGCGGCTGACGGCGGTGCGGCTCACCTCCGACCAGGCGGAACACCTGGGCGTGCAGGAGGGCACGGCGGCGCTCTACATCGAGCGGCGCACGATGATGGAGGACGGCACGCCGCTGGAGCTGGTGCGCTCGCAGTACCGCGGTGATGCGTACGACTTCGTGGTGGAGCTGAACATGAGCGGGGGCTCCGCGCCCCAGGAGCCCAACCGATGA
- a CDS encoding SIS domain-containing protein — translation MNPSAPLPVMAKEAAQAADVARLQLSLGDDAFAELGERLRHHPPRFVVTCARGSSDHAAVYGKYLIETTLGRAVASVGPSVASIYGAHALDLRDALFIAVSQSGRSPDLLKMTEAAKAGGALVVGFVNEPSAPLASLCDVSLPLGAGPEKSVAATKSYLLSGLAFLRLVAHWSADAKLREAVAAFPEALESARALDWWPALETLTNAQSLYVVGRGSGLGAALELALKLKETCRLHAEAFSAAEVLHGPLGLVRPGFPVIALGQEDGSAEGTRGVVRRMLELGADVRSVLPVPGAVPLPTVPGVPLALAPLCQVQSFYLAVHRLATARGLDPDAPAHLRKVTETV, via the coding sequence ATGAACCCTTCGGCGCCCCTACCCGTCATGGCCAAGGAGGCCGCGCAGGCCGCGGACGTCGCGCGGCTCCAGCTCTCGCTCGGGGATGATGCCTTCGCGGAGCTGGGCGAGCGGCTTCGCCATCACCCGCCGCGCTTCGTCGTCACGTGCGCGCGCGGCAGCTCGGACCATGCGGCCGTCTACGGCAAGTACCTCATCGAGACGACGCTGGGACGCGCCGTCGCCTCGGTGGGCCCCAGCGTGGCGTCCATCTACGGCGCGCATGCGCTGGACCTGCGCGACGCGCTCTTCATCGCCGTCTCGCAGTCGGGGCGAAGCCCGGACCTGCTGAAGATGACGGAGGCGGCGAAGGCGGGCGGTGCGCTCGTGGTGGGCTTCGTCAACGAGCCCTCCGCGCCCCTCGCCTCGCTGTGCGACGTGAGCCTGCCGCTGGGCGCCGGCCCCGAGAAGAGCGTCGCGGCCACCAAGTCGTATCTGCTCTCCGGCCTCGCGTTCTTGAGGTTGGTGGCGCACTGGTCCGCGGACGCGAAGCTGCGCGAGGCCGTAGCCGCCTTTCCGGAGGCGCTGGAGTCCGCGCGCGCGCTCGACTGGTGGCCCGCGCTGGAGACGCTCACGAACGCGCAGAGCCTGTACGTCGTGGGCCGGGGCAGCGGCCTGGGCGCCGCGCTCGAGCTCGCATTGAAGCTCAAGGAGACGTGCCGCCTGCACGCGGAGGCGTTCAGCGCGGCCGAGGTCCTCCACGGCCCGCTGGGGCTGGTGCGGCCCGGCTTCCCCGTCATCGCGCTGGGGCAGGAGGACGGCTCGGCGGAGGGCACGCGCGGCGTGGTGCGCCGCATGCTGGAACTGGGCGCGGACGTGCGGTCCGTGCTCCCGGTTCCCGGCGCGGTGCCACTGCCCACGGTGCCTGGGGTGCCGCTGGCGTTGGCGCCGTTGTGTCAGGTGCAGAGCTTCTATCTGGCGGTCCACCGGCTGGCCACGGCGCGAGGCCTGGACCCGGACGCTCCCGCCCACCTCCGCAAGGTCACGGAGACCGTGTGA
- a CDS encoding N-acetylmuramic acid 6-phosphate etherase: MARRFQGLDTWSTTEMLEALWGGQSRAVAACLPALPSLSPAVDASVERLSRGEGRLVYAGAGSSGVLAALDALELGPTFDWPTSRLAVLMAGGLDLTRGFDGGAEDDEEAGREKARAAELGPEDVVLGVSASGHSAFTVGVLDVARSRDALTVALVCRARSALAKVAAYEVVVATGAEVIAGSTRLGAGTAQKVMLNLFSTSVMAGLGHVFDNLMVDVRPENAKLRQRCVAMVSRLAKVDEARAAAALTIHGSVKRAVLGLAGLDEARTDAVLTRAGGNLRRALAALTSEEVDPS; encoded by the coding sequence ATGGCTCGTCGCTTCCAGGGGTTGGACACCTGGAGCACGACCGAGATGCTGGAAGCGCTCTGGGGCGGTCAGTCCCGGGCTGTGGCGGCCTGTCTGCCGGCGCTGCCCTCGCTGAGCCCCGCGGTGGACGCCTCGGTGGAGAGGCTGTCCCGGGGCGAGGGCCGGCTGGTGTACGCGGGCGCGGGCTCCTCCGGGGTGCTGGCGGCGCTGGACGCGCTGGAGCTGGGCCCCACGTTCGACTGGCCGACTTCGCGCCTCGCCGTGTTGATGGCGGGTGGGCTGGACCTCACGCGCGGCTTCGATGGTGGCGCGGAGGATGACGAAGAGGCGGGCCGCGAGAAGGCGCGCGCGGCGGAGCTGGGACCGGAGGACGTGGTGTTGGGCGTCTCCGCCAGCGGGCACAGCGCCTTCACGGTGGGCGTGCTGGATGTCGCGCGCAGCCGGGACGCGCTCACGGTGGCGCTGGTGTGCCGGGCGCGCTCCGCGCTGGCGAAGGTCGCCGCGTACGAGGTGGTGGTGGCCACGGGCGCGGAGGTCATCGCGGGCTCCACGCGGCTGGGCGCGGGCACGGCGCAGAAGGTGATGCTGAACCTCTTCTCCACGTCCGTGATGGCGGGGCTGGGGCACGTCTTCGACAACCTCATGGTCGACGTGCGGCCGGAGAACGCGAAGCTGCGTCAGCGCTGCGTGGCCATGGTCTCCCGGCTGGCGAAGGTGGACGAGGCCCGCGCCGCCGCGGCGCTCACGATTCATGGCTCCGTCAAGCGCGCGGTGCTGGGCCTGGCGGGCCTGGACGAGGCGCGCACGGACGCTGTCCTGACTCGCGCCGGGGGCAACCTCCGGCGTGCCCTGGCCGCGCTCACCTCGGAGGAGGTAGACCCCTCATGA
- the nagA gene encoding N-acetylglucosamine-6-phosphate deacetylase: MRQLLSGARVFTGEHVLEGHVVVLDAGRVASVVPREDAPVGLATRVLPSDALLVPGFIDIQVNGAGGVLFNESPTADAALAIAATMRRTGTTGLLPTFITDEPLRTARACEAASAALSRPEGGVLGIHLEGPFISPKRPGVHEPRYIREPDESIVERLTSLAERLSRAGGRLLMTLAPEQVEDAVIRRLTAAGAVLAAGHTAASHERAMQAVAAGVRGFTHLFNAMPPVFNREPGPVVAGFSADEAWCSVIVDGVHVHPANLRQLLKAKPPGKVVLVTDAMPPVGTKESTFVLYGRTILRREGRLVTQDGTLAGADIDMASAVRNCVQLLDVPLEEALRMASLYPARALGMEKQLGRIVPGHRADLALIQPNLSVQATWVGGNEQWH; encoded by the coding sequence ATGAGACAGCTCCTCTCGGGTGCTCGAGTCTTCACCGGGGAACACGTCCTCGAAGGACACGTCGTGGTCCTCGATGCCGGGCGCGTCGCCTCGGTGGTTCCGCGCGAGGACGCGCCCGTGGGCCTGGCGACCCGGGTGCTTCCCTCCGATGCGCTGCTCGTGCCGGGCTTCATCGACATCCAGGTGAACGGCGCGGGGGGCGTGCTGTTCAACGAGTCGCCCACCGCGGACGCCGCGCTCGCCATCGCCGCGACGATGCGGCGCACGGGCACCACGGGCCTGTTGCCCACGTTCATCACCGACGAGCCCCTGCGGACGGCGCGCGCCTGTGAGGCCGCCTCGGCCGCGCTGTCGCGCCCCGAGGGCGGCGTGCTGGGCATCCACCTGGAAGGCCCCTTCATCAGCCCCAAGCGCCCCGGCGTCCACGAGCCGCGCTACATCCGCGAGCCGGACGAGAGCATCGTCGAGCGGCTCACCTCGCTCGCGGAGCGGCTGTCCCGCGCGGGCGGGCGGCTCCTGATGACGCTGGCCCCCGAGCAGGTGGAGGACGCGGTCATCCGCCGGCTCACCGCCGCGGGCGCGGTGCTGGCCGCGGGCCACACGGCGGCGAGCCACGAGCGCGCGATGCAGGCCGTCGCGGCGGGGGTGCGCGGCTTCACGCACCTGTTCAACGCCATGCCTCCGGTGTTCAACCGCGAGCCCGGGCCGGTGGTGGCGGGCTTCAGCGCCGACGAGGCGTGGTGCAGCGTCATCGTGGACGGCGTCCACGTCCACCCCGCGAACCTGCGGCAGCTCCTGAAGGCCAAGCCTCCTGGAAAGGTCGTGCTCGTCACGGATGCGATGCCGCCGGTGGGCACGAAGGAGTCGACCTTCGTCCTGTATGGCCGCACCATCCTCCGACGCGAGGGACGGCTGGTGACCCAGGACGGAACGCTGGCGGGCGCCGACATCGACATGGCGTCGGCGGTGCGCAACTGCGTCCAGTTGCTCGACGTCCCGCTCGAGGAGGCGCTGCGCATGGCCTCGCTCTACCCCGCGCGCGCTCTCGGCATGGAAAAGCAGCTGGGCCGAATCGTTCCAGGCCACCGCGCGGACCTCGCGCTCATCCAGCCCAACCTCTCCGTGCAGGCCACGTGGGTGGGTGGAAATGAGCAGTGGCACTGA